From the genome of Dryobates pubescens isolate bDryPub1 chromosome 5, bDryPub1.pri, whole genome shotgun sequence, one region includes:
- the PPP1R13B gene encoding apoptosis-stimulating of p53 protein 1 isoform X3, with the protein MMPMILTVFLSNNEQILTEVPITPETTCRDVVEFCKEPGEGSCHLAEVWRGNERPIPFDHMMYDHLQKWGPRREEVKFFLRHEESPAESNEQSGRQAPNQRNGINIPVEKRTENGVGNPRVELTLSELQDMAARQQQQIENQQQMLVAKEQRLRYLKQQERRQQQSVSESEKLQKLKERVETQETKLKKIRAMRGQVDYSKIMNGNLSTEIEHISAMFQEKQQELQAAVLKVDQLTQQLEDLRKGKLNGFQSYNGQMTGPAAVELKKLYQELQIRNRLNQEQNSKLQQQKELLNKRNMEVAMMDKRINELRERLYKKKVEARQKENIPLNRINGTSSPQSSLSASGRVAAVGPYIQVPSAGTYAVPVDPVKPQSLTIASSSSHGRSKSANDGNWPILKQSSAPVVKPPHISNADWKESSMDTALKQGTISSQPLPTSVLGSTDKLGLELGKVPPTVPGVSKQLPQNYGTYPSPVPLGTGSTNSLERRKDGSLPRPGTSITNRQRPVPLPPPSNVHQPSSSQQIQQRISVPPSPTYQPSGPPLFPGGDGRPELPLTVAIRPFLADKGSRPQSPRKGPQTVNSSSIYSMYLQQATPPKNYQQAVYNTLNKSVKAVYGKPVLQSGSTSPSPLPFLHGSLPAQTSSQPQSEPQTEVSEKDQELENAPPPSENSNVENIPRPLSPTKLTPIVHSPLRYQSDADLEALRRKLANAPRPLKKRSSITEPEGPSGPNIQKLLYQRFNTLAGGIESAPFYQPSNPQDFIGILADVDNGNTSTNGNIEEPISVQPTVPLPDEPPPSSDANDNELPSPATEELISTETTNQTSETTEDNNNNPAIVPSTEQSPSPTPEVNSPSSPVEDDTPLPPAVPPPLPPTKRTNLKKPNSERTGHGLRVKFNPLALLLDASLEGEFDLVQRIIYEVDDPSKPNDEGITPLHNAVCAGHHHIVKFLLDFGVNVNAADSDGWTPLHCAASCNSVHLCKLLVESGAAIFASTISDIETAADKCEEMEEGYIQCSQFLYGVQEKLGVMNKGVVYALWDYEAQNNDELSFHEGDAITILRRKDDNETEWWWARLNDKEGYVPKNLLGLYPRIKPRQRTLA; encoded by the exons AGCGTCCCATACCATTTGATCACATGATGTATGACCACCTACAGAAATGGGGACCACGCAGGGAAGAGGTGAAATTCTTTCTTCGTCATGAGGAATCACCAGCTGAAAGCAATGAACAGA GTGGACGTCAAGCCCCAAATCAGAGAAACGGCATAAATATACCTGTGGAGAAACGTACAGAGAATGGG GTTGGCAATCCACGTGTTGAGCTCACTCTTTCTGAACTTCAAGATATGGCTGCCCgacaacagcagcagattgAAAATCAACAGCAAATGTTGGTTGCTAAG GAACAGCGTTTGCGTTACCTGAAGCAGCAAGAACGTCgccagcagcagtctgtttCTGAGAGTGAAAAGCTTCAAAAACTTAAAGAACGTGTTGAAACCCAGGAGacaaagctgaaaaaaatcCGTGCCATGAGAGGACAAGTGGACTACAGCAAGATCATGAATGGCAATCTGT CAACTGAAATTGAGCATATAAGTGCGATGttccaggaaaagcagcaggagctaCAGGCTGCAGTGTTGAAAGTGGATCAACTTACTCAGCAACTGGAAGATTTAAGGAAAGGGAAACTGAATGGGTTTCAGTCTTACAATGGACAAATGACAGGACCAGCAGCAGTAGAATTAAAAAAGTTGTATCAAGAGCTACAG attCGTAACAGGCTTAACCAGGAGCAGAACTCcaagcttcagcagcagaaagagctcTTAAACAAACGCAATATGGAGGTGGCTATGATGGACAAGCGAATCAATGAGCTGCGTGAACGACTGTACAAGAAAAAAGTTGAGGCACGtcaaaaagaaaacattccT CTGAATCGAATTAATGGAACTTCATCACCCCAGTCATCCTTGAGTGCTTCAGGAAGAGTGGCAGCAGTAGGACCTTACATTCAAGTTCCAAGTGCTGGCACTTATGCTGTGCCAGTAGATCCAGTTAAACCACAGTCTCTCACCATTGCTTCTAGCTCATCACACGGAAGATCAAAATCTG CTAATGATGGAAATTGGCCAATACTTAAACAGAGTTCAGCCCCTGTGGTGAAACCCCCTCACATCTCCAACGCAGACTGGAAAGAATCAAGCATGGATACTGCTTTAAAACAAGGAACTATATCCAGCCAGCCTTTGCCAACTTCAGTGCTAGGAAGCACTGATAAGCTG GGGCTTGAGCTGGGGAAGGTGCCACCAACAGTTCCTGGTGTAAGCAAGCAGTTGCCTCAAAACTATGGGACGTATCCTAGCCCAGTACCCTTAGGAACAGGCTCTACAAATTCTCTagaaaggaggaaggatggCAGCCTGCCCAGACCCGGCACCAGTATAACAAATCGGCAAAGACCTGTCCCACTTCCACCACCAAGCAACGTTCATCAGCCCAGCTCTTCGCAGCAGATTCAGCAGAGGATTTCTGTACCTCCCAGCCCTACATATCAGCCGTCTGGTCCCCCCTTGTTTCCTGGAGGAGATGGCAGGCCAGAACTCCCTTTAACTGTGGCAATCAGACCTTTTCTAGCTGATAAGGGATCAAGGCCTCAGTCTCCCAGAAAAGGGCCACAGACAGTGAACTCCAGTTCCATCTACTCAATGTACCTTCAGCAAGCAACACCACCGAAGAACTATCAACAGGCTGTATATAATACCTTAAATAAATCAGTAAAAGCAG TTTATGGAAAACCTGTACTACAATCTGGTTCAACTTCTCCCTCACCCTTGCCATTCCTTCATGGTTCTTTGCCTGCCCAGACTTCCTCACAGCCACAATCTGAGCCTCAGACTGAGGTCTCTGAAAAAGATCAAGAGCTGGAAAATGCTCCACCACCCAGTGAAAACAGCAATGTGGAAAACATTCCTCGTCCTCTCAGTCCTACTAAACTCACACCTATTGTGCATTCACCCCTACGATATCAAAGTGACGCTGACCTTGAAGCTCTGAGAAGAAAATTGGCCAATGCCCCTAGGCCATTAAAGAAGCGTAGTTCTATCACTGAACCAGAAGGCCCAAGTGGACCAAATATACAAAAACTATTGTATCAGCGCTTCAATACGCTTGCTGGAGGAATAGAAAGTGCTCCCTTTTATCAGCCAAGTAATCCACAGGACTTCATAGGCATCTTAGCAGATGTCGATAATGGTAACACTAGTACTAATGGCAATATTGAAGAACCTATTTCTGTGCAACCTACGGTTCCTCTTCCCGATGAGCCACCCCCTTCATCAGATGCTAATGATAATGAATTACCTTCTCCTGCTACTGAGGAACTGATAAGCACTGAAACAACAAATCAAACATCTGAGACAACTGAAGATAACAACAACAATCCTGCTATAGTTCCTTCAACTGAACAGTCACCCAGTCCCACGCCTGAAGTCAATTCTCCCAGTTCTCCAGTAGAAGATGACACTCCTCTGCCACCTGCTGTCCCTCCTCCACTTCCTCCA ACAAAACGTACCAACTTGAAGAAACCAAACTCAGAAAGAACAGGCCATGGTTTGAGAGTAAAGTTCAATCCATTGGCCCTTCTCCTTGATGCTTCTTTGGAGGGAGAATTTGATCTTGTACAACGAATCATATATGAG GTTGATGATCCCAGTAAACCAAATGATGAAGGAATTACGCCTTTGCATAATGCAGTGTGTGCAGGTCATCACCACATTGTGAAGTTCCTGCTTGATTTTGGTGTAAATGTAAATGCAGCAGATAGCGACGGGTG GACACCCTTGCATTGTGCTGCTTCTTGCAATAGTGTTCATCTGTGTAAACTACTGGTGGAATCTGGGGCAGCTATTTTTGCTTCAACTATAAGTGATATAGAAACTGCTGCAGACAAGTGTGAAGAGATGGAAGAAGGTTATATCCAGTGTTCCCAGTTCTTGTATG GAGTGCAGGAGAAGTTGGGTGTGATGAATAAAGGTGTGGTGTATGCTCTGTGGGATTATGAAGCCCAGAATAATGATGAGTTGTCATTCCATGAGGGTGATGCCATTACTATTCTAAGACGCAAGGATGACAATGAAACAGAATGGTGGTGGGCTCGCCTCAATGACAAAGAAGGCTACGTGCCTAAAAATCTTCTTGGG TTATATCCACGAATAAAACCTAGACAGCGAACCCTTGCTTGA
- the PPP1R13B gene encoding apoptosis-stimulating of p53 protein 1 isoform X1 — translation MMPMILTVFLSNNEQILTEVPITPETTCRDVVEFCKEPGEGSCHLAEVWRGNERPIPFDHMMYDHLQKWGPRREEVKFFLRHEESPAESNEQSGRQAPNQRNGINIPVEKRTENGVGNPRVELTLSELQDMAARQQQQIENQQQMLVAKEQRLRYLKQQERRQQQSVSESEKLQKLKERVETQETKLKKIRAMRGQVDYSKIMNGNLSTEIEHISAMFQEKQQELQAAVLKVDQLTQQLEDLRKGKLNGFQSYNGQMTGPAAVELKKLYQELQIRNRLNQEQNSKLQQQKELLNKRNMEVAMMDKRINELRERLYKKKVEARQKENIPLNRINGTSSPQSSLSASGRVAAVGPYIQVPSAGTYAVPVDPVKPQSLTIASSSSHGRSKSETDCGCVKKSPDTWKVSDLDIIVDPILSPPTSLQSAVHNVIRLAPTLFDTQHSNDGNWPILKQSSAPVVKPPHISNADWKESSMDTALKQGTISSQPLPTSVLGSTDKLGLELGKVPPTVPGVSKQLPQNYGTYPSPVPLGTGSTNSLERRKDGSLPRPGTSITNRQRPVPLPPPSNVHQPSSSQQIQQRISVPPSPTYQPSGPPLFPGGDGRPELPLTVAIRPFLADKGSRPQSPRKGPQTVNSSSIYSMYLQQATPPKNYQQAVYNTLNKSVKAVYGKPVLQSGSTSPSPLPFLHGSLPAQTSSQPQSEPQTEVSEKDQELENAPPPSENSNVENIPRPLSPTKLTPIVHSPLRYQSDADLEALRRKLANAPRPLKKRSSITEPEGPSGPNIQKLLYQRFNTLAGGIESAPFYQPSNPQDFIGILADVDNGNTSTNGNIEEPISVQPTVPLPDEPPPSSDANDNELPSPATEELISTETTNQTSETTEDNNNNPAIVPSTEQSPSPTPEVNSPSSPVEDDTPLPPAVPPPLPPTKRTNLKKPNSERTGHGLRVKFNPLALLLDASLEGEFDLVQRIIYEVDDPSKPNDEGITPLHNAVCAGHHHIVKFLLDFGVNVNAADSDGWTPLHCAASCNSVHLCKLLVESGAAIFASTISDIETAADKCEEMEEGYIQCSQFLYGVQEKLGVMNKGVVYALWDYEAQNNDELSFHEGDAITILRRKDDNETEWWWARLNDKEGYVPKNLLGLYPRIKPRQRTLA, via the exons AGCGTCCCATACCATTTGATCACATGATGTATGACCACCTACAGAAATGGGGACCACGCAGGGAAGAGGTGAAATTCTTTCTTCGTCATGAGGAATCACCAGCTGAAAGCAATGAACAGA GTGGACGTCAAGCCCCAAATCAGAGAAACGGCATAAATATACCTGTGGAGAAACGTACAGAGAATGGG GTTGGCAATCCACGTGTTGAGCTCACTCTTTCTGAACTTCAAGATATGGCTGCCCgacaacagcagcagattgAAAATCAACAGCAAATGTTGGTTGCTAAG GAACAGCGTTTGCGTTACCTGAAGCAGCAAGAACGTCgccagcagcagtctgtttCTGAGAGTGAAAAGCTTCAAAAACTTAAAGAACGTGTTGAAACCCAGGAGacaaagctgaaaaaaatcCGTGCCATGAGAGGACAAGTGGACTACAGCAAGATCATGAATGGCAATCTGT CAACTGAAATTGAGCATATAAGTGCGATGttccaggaaaagcagcaggagctaCAGGCTGCAGTGTTGAAAGTGGATCAACTTACTCAGCAACTGGAAGATTTAAGGAAAGGGAAACTGAATGGGTTTCAGTCTTACAATGGACAAATGACAGGACCAGCAGCAGTAGAATTAAAAAAGTTGTATCAAGAGCTACAG attCGTAACAGGCTTAACCAGGAGCAGAACTCcaagcttcagcagcagaaagagctcTTAAACAAACGCAATATGGAGGTGGCTATGATGGACAAGCGAATCAATGAGCTGCGTGAACGACTGTACAAGAAAAAAGTTGAGGCACGtcaaaaagaaaacattccT CTGAATCGAATTAATGGAACTTCATCACCCCAGTCATCCTTGAGTGCTTCAGGAAGAGTGGCAGCAGTAGGACCTTACATTCAAGTTCCAAGTGCTGGCACTTATGCTGTGCCAGTAGATCCAGTTAAACCACAGTCTCTCACCATTGCTTCTAGCTCATCACACGGAAGATCAAAATCTG AAACAGACTGTGGGTGTGTGAAAAAATCTCCAGACACCTGGAAGGTTTCTGATTTAGACATAATAGTGGATCCTATTCTGTCACCTCCCACTTCTCTTCAGTCTGCTGTTCACAATGTCATCCGCCTGGCACCTACTCTCTTTGACACCCAGCACT CTAATGATGGAAATTGGCCAATACTTAAACAGAGTTCAGCCCCTGTGGTGAAACCCCCTCACATCTCCAACGCAGACTGGAAAGAATCAAGCATGGATACTGCTTTAAAACAAGGAACTATATCCAGCCAGCCTTTGCCAACTTCAGTGCTAGGAAGCACTGATAAGCTG GGGCTTGAGCTGGGGAAGGTGCCACCAACAGTTCCTGGTGTAAGCAAGCAGTTGCCTCAAAACTATGGGACGTATCCTAGCCCAGTACCCTTAGGAACAGGCTCTACAAATTCTCTagaaaggaggaaggatggCAGCCTGCCCAGACCCGGCACCAGTATAACAAATCGGCAAAGACCTGTCCCACTTCCACCACCAAGCAACGTTCATCAGCCCAGCTCTTCGCAGCAGATTCAGCAGAGGATTTCTGTACCTCCCAGCCCTACATATCAGCCGTCTGGTCCCCCCTTGTTTCCTGGAGGAGATGGCAGGCCAGAACTCCCTTTAACTGTGGCAATCAGACCTTTTCTAGCTGATAAGGGATCAAGGCCTCAGTCTCCCAGAAAAGGGCCACAGACAGTGAACTCCAGTTCCATCTACTCAATGTACCTTCAGCAAGCAACACCACCGAAGAACTATCAACAGGCTGTATATAATACCTTAAATAAATCAGTAAAAGCAG TTTATGGAAAACCTGTACTACAATCTGGTTCAACTTCTCCCTCACCCTTGCCATTCCTTCATGGTTCTTTGCCTGCCCAGACTTCCTCACAGCCACAATCTGAGCCTCAGACTGAGGTCTCTGAAAAAGATCAAGAGCTGGAAAATGCTCCACCACCCAGTGAAAACAGCAATGTGGAAAACATTCCTCGTCCTCTCAGTCCTACTAAACTCACACCTATTGTGCATTCACCCCTACGATATCAAAGTGACGCTGACCTTGAAGCTCTGAGAAGAAAATTGGCCAATGCCCCTAGGCCATTAAAGAAGCGTAGTTCTATCACTGAACCAGAAGGCCCAAGTGGACCAAATATACAAAAACTATTGTATCAGCGCTTCAATACGCTTGCTGGAGGAATAGAAAGTGCTCCCTTTTATCAGCCAAGTAATCCACAGGACTTCATAGGCATCTTAGCAGATGTCGATAATGGTAACACTAGTACTAATGGCAATATTGAAGAACCTATTTCTGTGCAACCTACGGTTCCTCTTCCCGATGAGCCACCCCCTTCATCAGATGCTAATGATAATGAATTACCTTCTCCTGCTACTGAGGAACTGATAAGCACTGAAACAACAAATCAAACATCTGAGACAACTGAAGATAACAACAACAATCCTGCTATAGTTCCTTCAACTGAACAGTCACCCAGTCCCACGCCTGAAGTCAATTCTCCCAGTTCTCCAGTAGAAGATGACACTCCTCTGCCACCTGCTGTCCCTCCTCCACTTCCTCCA ACAAAACGTACCAACTTGAAGAAACCAAACTCAGAAAGAACAGGCCATGGTTTGAGAGTAAAGTTCAATCCATTGGCCCTTCTCCTTGATGCTTCTTTGGAGGGAGAATTTGATCTTGTACAACGAATCATATATGAG GTTGATGATCCCAGTAAACCAAATGATGAAGGAATTACGCCTTTGCATAATGCAGTGTGTGCAGGTCATCACCACATTGTGAAGTTCCTGCTTGATTTTGGTGTAAATGTAAATGCAGCAGATAGCGACGGGTG GACACCCTTGCATTGTGCTGCTTCTTGCAATAGTGTTCATCTGTGTAAACTACTGGTGGAATCTGGGGCAGCTATTTTTGCTTCAACTATAAGTGATATAGAAACTGCTGCAGACAAGTGTGAAGAGATGGAAGAAGGTTATATCCAGTGTTCCCAGTTCTTGTATG GAGTGCAGGAGAAGTTGGGTGTGATGAATAAAGGTGTGGTGTATGCTCTGTGGGATTATGAAGCCCAGAATAATGATGAGTTGTCATTCCATGAGGGTGATGCCATTACTATTCTAAGACGCAAGGATGACAATGAAACAGAATGGTGGTGGGCTCGCCTCAATGACAAAGAAGGCTACGTGCCTAAAAATCTTCTTGGG TTATATCCACGAATAAAACCTAGACAGCGAACCCTTGCTTGA
- the PPP1R13B gene encoding apoptosis-stimulating of p53 protein 1 isoform X2, with amino-acid sequence MMPMILTVFLSNNEQILTEVPITPETTCRDVVEFCKEPGEGSCHLAEVWRGNERPIPFDHMMYDHLQKWGPRREEVKFFLRHEESPAESNEQSGRQAPNQRNGINIPVEKRTENGVGNPRVELTLSELQDMAARQQQQIENQQQMLVAKEQRLRYLKQQERRQQQSVSESEKLQKLKERVETQETKLKKIRAMRGQVDYSKIMNGNLSTEIEHISAMFQEKQQELQAAVLKVDQLTQQLEDLRKGKLNGFQSYNGQMTGPAAVELKKLYQELQIRNRLNQEQNSKLQQQKELLNKRNMEVAMMDKRINELRERLYKKKVELNRINGTSSPQSSLSASGRVAAVGPYIQVPSAGTYAVPVDPVKPQSLTIASSSSHGRSKSETDCGCVKKSPDTWKVSDLDIIVDPILSPPTSLQSAVHNVIRLAPTLFDTQHSNDGNWPILKQSSAPVVKPPHISNADWKESSMDTALKQGTISSQPLPTSVLGSTDKLGLELGKVPPTVPGVSKQLPQNYGTYPSPVPLGTGSTNSLERRKDGSLPRPGTSITNRQRPVPLPPPSNVHQPSSSQQIQQRISVPPSPTYQPSGPPLFPGGDGRPELPLTVAIRPFLADKGSRPQSPRKGPQTVNSSSIYSMYLQQATPPKNYQQAVYNTLNKSVKAVYGKPVLQSGSTSPSPLPFLHGSLPAQTSSQPQSEPQTEVSEKDQELENAPPPSENSNVENIPRPLSPTKLTPIVHSPLRYQSDADLEALRRKLANAPRPLKKRSSITEPEGPSGPNIQKLLYQRFNTLAGGIESAPFYQPSNPQDFIGILADVDNGNTSTNGNIEEPISVQPTVPLPDEPPPSSDANDNELPSPATEELISTETTNQTSETTEDNNNNPAIVPSTEQSPSPTPEVNSPSSPVEDDTPLPPAVPPPLPPTKRTNLKKPNSERTGHGLRVKFNPLALLLDASLEGEFDLVQRIIYEVDDPSKPNDEGITPLHNAVCAGHHHIVKFLLDFGVNVNAADSDGWTPLHCAASCNSVHLCKLLVESGAAIFASTISDIETAADKCEEMEEGYIQCSQFLYGVQEKLGVMNKGVVYALWDYEAQNNDELSFHEGDAITILRRKDDNETEWWWARLNDKEGYVPKNLLGLYPRIKPRQRTLA; translated from the exons AGCGTCCCATACCATTTGATCACATGATGTATGACCACCTACAGAAATGGGGACCACGCAGGGAAGAGGTGAAATTCTTTCTTCGTCATGAGGAATCACCAGCTGAAAGCAATGAACAGA GTGGACGTCAAGCCCCAAATCAGAGAAACGGCATAAATATACCTGTGGAGAAACGTACAGAGAATGGG GTTGGCAATCCACGTGTTGAGCTCACTCTTTCTGAACTTCAAGATATGGCTGCCCgacaacagcagcagattgAAAATCAACAGCAAATGTTGGTTGCTAAG GAACAGCGTTTGCGTTACCTGAAGCAGCAAGAACGTCgccagcagcagtctgtttCTGAGAGTGAAAAGCTTCAAAAACTTAAAGAACGTGTTGAAACCCAGGAGacaaagctgaaaaaaatcCGTGCCATGAGAGGACAAGTGGACTACAGCAAGATCATGAATGGCAATCTGT CAACTGAAATTGAGCATATAAGTGCGATGttccaggaaaagcagcaggagctaCAGGCTGCAGTGTTGAAAGTGGATCAACTTACTCAGCAACTGGAAGATTTAAGGAAAGGGAAACTGAATGGGTTTCAGTCTTACAATGGACAAATGACAGGACCAGCAGCAGTAGAATTAAAAAAGTTGTATCAAGAGCTACAG attCGTAACAGGCTTAACCAGGAGCAGAACTCcaagcttcagcagcagaaagagctcTTAAACAAACGCAATATGGAGGTGGCTATGATGGACAAGCGAATCAATGAGCTGCGTGAACGACTGTACAAGAAAAAAGTTGAG CTGAATCGAATTAATGGAACTTCATCACCCCAGTCATCCTTGAGTGCTTCAGGAAGAGTGGCAGCAGTAGGACCTTACATTCAAGTTCCAAGTGCTGGCACTTATGCTGTGCCAGTAGATCCAGTTAAACCACAGTCTCTCACCATTGCTTCTAGCTCATCACACGGAAGATCAAAATCTG AAACAGACTGTGGGTGTGTGAAAAAATCTCCAGACACCTGGAAGGTTTCTGATTTAGACATAATAGTGGATCCTATTCTGTCACCTCCCACTTCTCTTCAGTCTGCTGTTCACAATGTCATCCGCCTGGCACCTACTCTCTTTGACACCCAGCACT CTAATGATGGAAATTGGCCAATACTTAAACAGAGTTCAGCCCCTGTGGTGAAACCCCCTCACATCTCCAACGCAGACTGGAAAGAATCAAGCATGGATACTGCTTTAAAACAAGGAACTATATCCAGCCAGCCTTTGCCAACTTCAGTGCTAGGAAGCACTGATAAGCTG GGGCTTGAGCTGGGGAAGGTGCCACCAACAGTTCCTGGTGTAAGCAAGCAGTTGCCTCAAAACTATGGGACGTATCCTAGCCCAGTACCCTTAGGAACAGGCTCTACAAATTCTCTagaaaggaggaaggatggCAGCCTGCCCAGACCCGGCACCAGTATAACAAATCGGCAAAGACCTGTCCCACTTCCACCACCAAGCAACGTTCATCAGCCCAGCTCTTCGCAGCAGATTCAGCAGAGGATTTCTGTACCTCCCAGCCCTACATATCAGCCGTCTGGTCCCCCCTTGTTTCCTGGAGGAGATGGCAGGCCAGAACTCCCTTTAACTGTGGCAATCAGACCTTTTCTAGCTGATAAGGGATCAAGGCCTCAGTCTCCCAGAAAAGGGCCACAGACAGTGAACTCCAGTTCCATCTACTCAATGTACCTTCAGCAAGCAACACCACCGAAGAACTATCAACAGGCTGTATATAATACCTTAAATAAATCAGTAAAAGCAG TTTATGGAAAACCTGTACTACAATCTGGTTCAACTTCTCCCTCACCCTTGCCATTCCTTCATGGTTCTTTGCCTGCCCAGACTTCCTCACAGCCACAATCTGAGCCTCAGACTGAGGTCTCTGAAAAAGATCAAGAGCTGGAAAATGCTCCACCACCCAGTGAAAACAGCAATGTGGAAAACATTCCTCGTCCTCTCAGTCCTACTAAACTCACACCTATTGTGCATTCACCCCTACGATATCAAAGTGACGCTGACCTTGAAGCTCTGAGAAGAAAATTGGCCAATGCCCCTAGGCCATTAAAGAAGCGTAGTTCTATCACTGAACCAGAAGGCCCAAGTGGACCAAATATACAAAAACTATTGTATCAGCGCTTCAATACGCTTGCTGGAGGAATAGAAAGTGCTCCCTTTTATCAGCCAAGTAATCCACAGGACTTCATAGGCATCTTAGCAGATGTCGATAATGGTAACACTAGTACTAATGGCAATATTGAAGAACCTATTTCTGTGCAACCTACGGTTCCTCTTCCCGATGAGCCACCCCCTTCATCAGATGCTAATGATAATGAATTACCTTCTCCTGCTACTGAGGAACTGATAAGCACTGAAACAACAAATCAAACATCTGAGACAACTGAAGATAACAACAACAATCCTGCTATAGTTCCTTCAACTGAACAGTCACCCAGTCCCACGCCTGAAGTCAATTCTCCCAGTTCTCCAGTAGAAGATGACACTCCTCTGCCACCTGCTGTCCCTCCTCCACTTCCTCCA ACAAAACGTACCAACTTGAAGAAACCAAACTCAGAAAGAACAGGCCATGGTTTGAGAGTAAAGTTCAATCCATTGGCCCTTCTCCTTGATGCTTCTTTGGAGGGAGAATTTGATCTTGTACAACGAATCATATATGAG GTTGATGATCCCAGTAAACCAAATGATGAAGGAATTACGCCTTTGCATAATGCAGTGTGTGCAGGTCATCACCACATTGTGAAGTTCCTGCTTGATTTTGGTGTAAATGTAAATGCAGCAGATAGCGACGGGTG GACACCCTTGCATTGTGCTGCTTCTTGCAATAGTGTTCATCTGTGTAAACTACTGGTGGAATCTGGGGCAGCTATTTTTGCTTCAACTATAAGTGATATAGAAACTGCTGCAGACAAGTGTGAAGAGATGGAAGAAGGTTATATCCAGTGTTCCCAGTTCTTGTATG GAGTGCAGGAGAAGTTGGGTGTGATGAATAAAGGTGTGGTGTATGCTCTGTGGGATTATGAAGCCCAGAATAATGATGAGTTGTCATTCCATGAGGGTGATGCCATTACTATTCTAAGACGCAAGGATGACAATGAAACAGAATGGTGGTGGGCTCGCCTCAATGACAAAGAAGGCTACGTGCCTAAAAATCTTCTTGGG TTATATCCACGAATAAAACCTAGACAGCGAACCCTTGCTTGA